Proteins from a single region of Melanotaenia boesemani isolate fMelBoe1 chromosome 3, fMelBoe1.pri, whole genome shotgun sequence:
- the LOC121637435 gene encoding opioid growth factor receptor-like, whose amino-acid sequence MRTVFCCVRKYAMFALFFSTIYPAFGWLWRRLPILWCFVTRKCPILLKFSRLPLLWRKGGGNEPETSGESNPSVGPYSDDEEESLGEEAGQRGPDPEAPGPDPEARSLWTNFGKDAREHREEPTEEFCCAYDSTWESEDQDPIRTVRRTRHSAGFRNERFRRFENAAKDMQNYRHDYPGQNKKQYQRNPASDRKPNLSFYTGETHSLPDGVFIRDFHKKWHGDYDSLERVHTFIQWLFPLQEPGVNYEASTLTKEEIKEFCENPTAQSNLLKSYKLMLDFYGIELVNETTGDVKRAKNWRERFDNLNSHTHNNLRITRILKCLGTLGYPHYQAPLVHFFLEETLVHRELPKVKESVLNYFVFAVLNKSERKDLIQFAYKHYFPREEFVWCPRRIQKMWSSKRVFNV is encoded by the exons ATGAGGACTGTGTTCTGTTGCGTCCGCAAATACGCAATGTTTGCGCTTTTCTTTAGCACAATTTATCCCGCGTTTGGATGGTTATGGCGAAGACTGCCCATACTGTGGTGCTTCGTTACGAGAAAATGTCCGATACTGCTTAAATTTTCCAGATTGCCGCTTCTGTGGCGAAAAGGAGGCGGAAACGAGCCAGAGACAAGCGGCGAGAGCAACCCGTCTGTCGGACCTTAttctgatgatgaggaggagtcTCTCGGTGAGGAAGCCGGACAGAGAGGCCCGGACCCGGAGGCCCCCGGCCCGGACCCGGAGGCCCGCAGCCTGTGGACGAACTTTGGCAAAGACGCGCGTGAACATCGCGAGGAGCCCACGGAAGAGTTCTGTTGTGCCTATGATTCAACCTGGGAAAGCGAGGACCAGGACCCGATCCGGACTGTCAGGAGGACCAGGCATTCAGCAGGCTttagaaat GAGAGATTCAGGAGGTTTGAAAATGCTGCCAAAGACATGCAGAACTACAGACACGACTACCCG ggacaaaacaagaaacagtACCAGAGAAATCCAGCATCT GACAGAAAGCCCAATTTGAGCTTCTACACTGGAGAAACACACTCCTTACCAGATG GTGTCTTTATACGTGATTTCCACAAAAAATGGCACGGCGATTACGACTCACTGGAGCGTGTGCACACCTTCATTCAGTG GTTGTTCCCACTGCAAGAGCCAGGGGTGAACTATGAAGCCAGCACGCTGACAAAAGAGGAAATCAAG GAATTTTGTGAAAACCCAACTGCCCAGAGCAATCTGCTCAAGTCTTATAAGCTCATGCTGGACTTCTATGGCATTGAGCTGGTTAATGAGACAACAGGTGACGTAAAGAGAGCCAAGAACTGGAGAGAGAGATTTGACAACCTTAACAG tcacacacacaacaacCTGCGCATCACCCGCATCCTGAAGTGTCTGGGAACCCTGGGATACCCTCACTACCAAGCCCCTCTGGTCCACTTCTTCCTGGAAGAGACTCTCGTCCACCGAGAGCTTCCAAAGGTCAAAGAGAGCGTCCTCAACTACTTCGTGTTCGCTGTCCTCAATAAGAGCGAGCGCAAGGACCTCATCCAGTTTGCCTATAAGCACTACTTTCCCAGAGAGGAGTTCGTGTGGTGCCCGAGGAGAATCCAGAAGATGTGGTCGAGTAAAAGGGTCTTCAACGTGTGA